The following DNA comes from Holophagaceae bacterium.
GGCCTTCGGCGGAATGGATGGCATCCAGGATCGGGCGCAGACCGCTCACGCTCTGCCTGCTTTTAGAATCTTGCCGGGTGTCATCGGCAGGCTGCGGATGCGCTTGCCGGTGGCGGCGAAGATCGCATTGGCCACGGCGGGTGCGATGGGCGGCAGGCCGGGTTCGCCGACACCGCCGGGGGGCAGATCGCTCTTCACGATGTGGACTTCGATCTTGGGGGTGTCCGCCAGGCGCAGCACCGGGTAGTCGTTGAAATTGCCCTGCGCCACGCGGCCCTTCTCCAGGGTGATCTCGCCGTGGAGCGCCGCGGAAAGGCCGTAGATGATGCCGCTCTCCATCTGGGCGCGGATGTTGAGCGGGTTGACGGCCAGGCCGCAATCCACGGCGCAGACCACGCGGTGGACCTTGACGGCGCCATCGGGTTTCACTTCCACCTCCGCCACTTCGGCCACGTAGGTGCCGCAATCGAGGTAGGCGTGGGCGGCGATGCCCATGCCGCGGCCCTTGGGATGCTTGGCCAGGTGCCAGGCCTTCCACCCGGCCTTGGCGGCGGCCAGCTCGATCACCTGGCGCAGCCGCGAAGCATCCAGCTCATCCTTGCCGACCTTCCGTTTTCCATCCTGCTTGAGGAGCCCCAGGCGGAAAGCGAGGGGATTCTTGCCGGCCTTGTGGGCCAGTTCATCCAGGAAGGATTCGGTGACGAAGGGATTGAAGGAAGCCGGCACCGCCCGCCAGAAACCCACGGGGATCGGCGTGTCGCTTTGGGCCCACTCCACCTGCAGGTTTGGAATTTCGTAAGCCAGGTCCGCGGCGCCGGACAGTTCCGCGGCTTCGGGTGGCCAGGGCATCTTCAGCGATGCGGCGATGGAGGGCCCAGTGAAACGGTGGTGCCAGGCAAGGGCACGGCCTTTCTCATCCAGGCTCGCGGACAGGTCGTGCAGCGAGCCGGGGCGGTAGTAGTCGTGCTGGGTGTCGTCCTCCCGCGAGTACTGCACCTTCACCGGCGCGCCCGCGGCCTTGGAGCATTCCACCGCTTCGAGAATGAAATCCGGCATGGCCCTGCGCCCGAATCCGCCTCCCAGCAAGGGGATGTGGACTTCGATCTGCTCGGCCTTCAGGCCCGTGAGCTGCTGGATGGCGGCCATGGACCAGCCGGGGCCCTGGGAGGGCGCATAGATGTCGCAGCGGTCCGGCCTCACATCCGCCACCCCCACCATGGGCTCCATGGTCGCGTGGGCCAAGAAAGGACAGTCGTAGCGGGCATGGACTGCGTCCCCGCCCATGGCCGCGAGGCCCTCCCCTTCCTTCCGGACCACCTTTCCCGGCGCCTTCAACCGGGCTTCAAAATCCTTCCGGATTTCCGCCGTGGAGGCGGTTGCATGGGCCCCTTCGTCCCATTGCAGCTTCAGCGCCTCGCGCCCCCTCAGCGCTGCCCAGGTGCTGTCCGCGAGCACGGCCACGCCGCTTGAGATGGCAAGGATGCGCTTGACGCCGGGCACGGCTTTGGCGGCCGAGTCATCCATGGATTTCAGCTTCCCGCCGAAGACGGGGCAGCGTTCCACGGAGGCGTAGAGCATTCCCGGCAGCTTGAGGTCCGAGCCGAACTGGGCCCGGCCCGTGACGATGTCCGGGCCATCCACGCGTTTGACATCCGTGCCGACGATGTGGAAATCCTTGGGATCCCTCAGGGGCGGATCCTTGGGAGGCTCCAGCTTGGAAGCGGCCTTCACCAGGTCGCCGAAGGCGATCCGCTTCTTGCCGTGGAGGATGAAGCCCATCTCCGCCCGGCAGGCGGCCCGGTTCACCTTCCAGCGGTTCGCGGCGGCGCTGATGAGCATCTCCCGCGCCGTGGCGCCCACGATGCGGTAGGGCTTGAAGGTCCCCCGGGTGCTCTGGCTGCCGCCGGTGATGCCCAGGTCCCCGAACTTCGCGGCGCTGCTGGCCTGCTGCACCTTGACCCTGGACCAATCCGCCCCGAGTTCCTCGGCCACGGCCATGGCCATGCTCGTGCGGATGCCCTGCCCCATCTCGGACTTGTTGGCCCAGATGGTGATGGCGCCATTCCGGTCGATCCGCAGGAAAGCGCTGGGCGCCAAGGCGCTGTCGGGCTCCGCCGGAGCGGCCATGCCGAAGCGCAGCTTGGGTTCCATGGGCAGCGTGAAGGCGAGCGAAAGGCAGGTGGTCTTGACGAAGTCGCGGCGGGTGGACATCTCAGGCCTCCTTTCCGGCTGCGCACTCATCCCCCGCGGCGCGCTTGATGGCGCAGCGGATGCGGTTGTAGGTGCCGCAGCGGCATAGGTTGCCGTCCATGCCTTCATTGATGTCCGCATCGGTGGGATGGGGATGCCTGGACAGCAGCCAGGCGGCCTGCATGATCTGGCCGGGCTGGCAGTAGCCGCATTGGGCGACGTCCTCTTCGATCCAGGCTTTCTGCACCGGGTGGGAGCCGTCCTTCGAGAGGCCCTCGATGGTCGTCACGGCTTTTCCGGCCACCGCCTTGATCGGGGTCTGGCAGGCGCGGACCGCTTCGCCATCCAGATGCAGCGTGCAGGCGCCGCAGAGGCCCGCTCCGCACCCGAACTTGGTGCCGGTGAGGCCGAGCACATCCCTCAGCACCCACAGCAACGGCATGTCCGGATCCGCTTCCACGGCCTTGGAGAATCCGTTGACGGAAAATTCAAAGCGGGTCATGGGCACCTCAGGGGACTTTGTTCACACTCTAAGCTCAGTCGCAGCGCCGATCAATGGAGACGGTGGGCCATGGGCTGGGGGCCGGAGGTTCAACTTCTCGACTTCTTGACTTCTCGACTTCTCGACTTCTCGACTTTCTTGACTCCTCGACTCCTCGACTTTTTCCCCGGAACGCTCCCCCAGGTTCTGGCATCAGAGTTGGTGAGAAGGAGCGGCTACCGTGATGATGATGAAATGGGGTATTGCGGCGATCCTTACCCTGCTCGCGGGGGCCGGCATCGCCTTCCTGCCGATGCAGACGGCCACCAAGACCTCGACGGTCCTGCAATCCATGGAGAAAGCCAACGTGAGCGATTCCAAAAAACCCGGCCAGGCGGAACTCAAGCAGCGGCTCACGCCCATGCAATACAAAGTCACCCAGGAGGCGGGCACCGAGCCGGCCTTCCGCAACGAATACTGGGACAACCACCGCGAGGGCCTTTACGTGGATGTGGTCAGCGGCGAGCCCCTGTTCTCCTCCAAGGACAAATTCGATTCAGGCTGCGGCTGGCCCAGCTTCTCCAAGCCGTTGGAAGAAAAGAAGGTCGTGGAGAAAACAGATTCATCCTTCGGTATGGCCCGCACCGAAGTGAGGTCCAGGAATAGCGATTCGCATCTGGGCCATGTGTTTGACGACGGCCCGGGCCCCACCCACCTGCGCTACTGCATCAATTCGGCGTCGTTGAAATTCATCCCGGTGGAAGATCTCGAAAAAGAAGGCTTCGGAAGCTACCTGCCGGTCTTCGGAAAAACTGCGCCCAAAAATGCCGAAGCGCCTGTTGCGTCGAATGTCGCGACCCTGGCGGGCGGCTGCTTCTGGGGCATGCAGGAGCTGATCCGCAAGCAGCCGGGCGTCACCACCACGCGGGTGGGCTACACCGGCGGCCACTTGCCGAATCCCAGGTACGAAGACACCCACGACAGCAAATCGGGCCACGCCGAAGCCATCGAAATCCATTTCGATCCGGCCAAGACGAGCTACGAAGCCATCCTGCGGTTCTTCTTCCGGATCCACGATCCCACCACGCTGAACCGCCAGGGCAACGACACGGGCAGCCAGTACCGCTCGGCGATCTTCTTCCATGGCGAAACCCAACGGCTAGTGGCCGAAAAAGTGAAGGCCGAAGCGGATGCCAGCGGGAAATGGCCTCGCAAGGTGGTCACGGAGATCGCTCCCGCCTCGATGTTCTACCCGGCCGAAGAGAACCACCAGGACTACCTGCAGAAGCACCCCGGCGGCTACACCTGCCACTACATCAGGAACTGAAAGGTCCCTGGGCATAGGCTCCCGGCTGGTCTGGATCCGATTGTGTGTTAGCTTTTCCGTATGCTTTTCTACGGAGCTTCCATGCGCAAAGCCCTGCTTCCCCTCATTCCCTGCTTGATCCTCGCAGCGGCGCCGGAATCTCCCAAACCCCTCAAAAGCGGCCAGGCGGGCCAGACCGCCAAAGCATTTCCCTTTCCAATCCACCAGAAGACTCTGCCTAATGGACTGAAAATCGTCGTTATTCCAACGGGACTCCCAAATCTGGTGAGCCTCCAGATCCCCGTGAGCACCGGCTCGCGGAACGAAGTGGAGCCCGGCAAATCCGGTTTCGCGCACTTCTTCGAACACATGATGTTCCGCGGCACCAGGACCGTTCCCCCGGAGCTGTGGAATCAAGCCCTGAAGGAGACCGGCGCGTCGCAGAATGCGTTCACCTCGGACGACCTGACGAACTACCACACGCTCTGCTCGAAAGATGATCTTGAAGGCTGGATCAAGCGGGAAGGGGACCGCTTCCAGAATCTTTCCTACAGCGAGGAAGGCTTCAAGACCGAGAGCCGCGCGGTGCTCGGCGAATACAACAAGAATTCCTCCAACCCCATCCAGAAGCTGCTGGAAGTCCAGCGCGACGCGGCCTTCACCACCCACACCTACAAGCACACGACCATGGGCTTCCTCAAGGACATCGAGGACATGCCCAACCAGTTCGCCTACTCGAAGCAGTTCTTCGACCGCTGGTACCGCCCCGGAAACGTGACCGTGATCCTCACCGGCGATGTGAGGCCTGAAACGGCCTTCCCGATGGTGGAGAAATACTTCAGTGGCTGGAAGCGGGGCACGGCGAAACCGCCCGCCGTTCCCGCCGAACCGGCCCCGGCCAAGCCCGTGGATGTGCGCCTGCCCTGGACGAGCCCCACCCTGCCGTACATGACCGTGGGCTTCCACACGCCCGCGAAATTCAGCACGGCAGACAACAGCTCGGAGGCGCTGTCGCTGGCTTCGGAACTGCTGTTCGGGTCCCGTTCGGAGCTGTACCAGCGCCTGGTGGTGCGGGAACAGAAAGTCGACCAGTTCTTCGCCTTCGGCGGCGGGGCCAAGGATCCGGGGCTCTTCACCATCGGCGCCCGCGTGAAAAAGGCCGAGGACCTGGCCTATGTGCGCGATCTCATCCTCGACACCTGCGCCTCGGCCCGGGCCCTGCCCTTCTCCAGCGCCAAACTCCAGGACGCCAAGAACGAGGCCCGCCTTGCCTTCGCGCGGAGGCTCGATTCCACCGATTCCATCGCCGGCCTCATCGCGCGGCTGACCTCCTACGGCCGGGATCCCGAAGCCGTGAACAAGCTCGCAGTCCTCCGGGATTCCGTCACCACCAGCGACCTCGCGCGCATCGCGCAAGCCACCTTCCTGGACAACCGCCGCGTCATAACGACGCTTGCCCATGGCGGCTTCCCCGCCAACCTGGACCAAGCCTTCGAGGGCGTGGAGGCCCGCGCCGCCAAGCTTGCTGAACTTCCAAACCTGCCCGTCCTGGAGCAGCCCAATGCCGCATCGCCGCTGGTCACCTTGCGCATGGCCTTCCGCGCGGGCTCCATCCACGATCCCGCCGGAAAGGAGGGCCTGGCCCAACTCGCCGCCAGCATGGTGGCCGACGCCAGCACCAAGAACCGCGGGCTTTCAGAGTTGGAAAAAGCCTATGCCGCCACGGGATCGGGCCTAGGCGCCCTGGTGGACAAGGAACGCACGTCCTTCAGCCTCACGGCGCCCAGGATCAAGGCCGGCGAAGCCCTGGACCTGGCCATGGAACAGATGCTCGAAGCCGGCTTCAAGGAGGAGGATTTCCAGCGCCTCAAGTCCCAGCAGCTCAACGCCCTCAACGTAGGACTCAAGGCCAGCAACGACGAGGAACTCGGCAAGCTGGCGCTGGAATCGCGCATGTTCGCCGAACCCTATGCCCATCCCGTGCTGGGCACCGCGAGCGGCATCCAGGCCATCTCGCTGGCCGATGTGAAAGCCTTCGCGAATGCCTACTACACGAAGAAGCGCCTTTCCATCGGCCTTGCGGGCTCCTATTCCGCCGAAGACAAAGCGGTCGTGCTGCGCGGCCTGGACAAGCTTCCCGGCACCGATGCGCCCAAGGTGAGGGTCAGCGAAGCCGAACACCTCAGCGATGGCTCGCATATGCACATCGTCACCAAGGAGACGCGGTCGACCGCCATCTCCATCGGCATTCCCCTGCGCGAGCGGGATGCGGAAGGCCGGCCGGTGGATGCGCGGGTGAACCGGAAGCATCCTGATTTCGCAGCGCTCTGGGTGGCCACGGCCTACCTGGGCCAGCACCGCAACAGCACCGGCGTGCTCTACCAGCGGCTGCGCGAAGAGCGCGGCCTCAACTACGGCGACTACACGTATCTGGAAGCCTTCCCCAACGGTGGCCGCCAATTCCAGCCCAGCCCCGGCGTGGCACGGGCTTTCAACATCTGGCAGGTCTGGATCCGCCCGGTGGAGCCGAAGAATGGCGCCTTCGCCCTCAAGGCCGCGCTCTTCGAGGTGCAGAAGCTCATCGCCAACGGCATGTCCGAGCATGATTTCAATTCGACCCGCACCATGCTCGTGAAGTTCCTGGACCATCTGAACGATACGGGCTCGAAAAAACTGGGGCACGACATGGACGATGCCTACCTGGGCGTGGGCCCCTACGCCGACACCTTCAAAGCCAAGCTGAAGGCTCTTTCCCGCGAGGATGTGAACCGCGCCATCAGGAAGTACCTGCGCACCTCCAACCTGGATATCGCCGTGGTGACCAAGGACGCGGACCAATTCACGAAGGACCTGCTGGCGGATGCCTCGCCGATTCCCGCCTACACCGCGCCCAAGCCGCAATTGAAGGACGAGGACCTGGCCATTTCCAGATTCAAGCTGGATGTGGATCCGAAAAACATCTCCAAAGCGGCCCTGGAAGCGACGTTCAAGTAGAGACGGGGCCTGAAGCCGGGAGTCCACAGCCGGGAGCCTGATTCCTTCCGCGGAACCTCCGTGGAATCCAGGGCAATATTGGATGTCCCCCGGGAGTTTCATTGCTGCCCTTCCTGCTGGCGGTGCCTGCCCTCGTCCAATCCCTGCCGCCGGACCCCCGGGATTTGCCGGGGGCCTGGGAGCGGATGTTGGAAATGCACCGCGAGGAGCAATATCCCTGGCCCCGATGGCGCCTTCTGGCGCGGGTTCCGGTGAGCGCGGACACGCTGCGGACCGATCCGCTGTTGAGGCTGCTCTCTTCCGGCGAGCTGGGCTTGAATCCCTATTCCGCCAAAGAAACAGGCGCCATCTGGACCCAGAAGGAATGGCCCCAAAGCCTCGATTGGGCGCTGATTTCCCCCGAGGGCAACCTGGCGGCGACGGGCTCCGGCGCGCCCTCGGGTGCAGCCCTGGAAGGCCCCATTTTCAAGAGCGCCTGGAAGAGCCGGGGAGAGCGGTTCGCCGACTTCGTGAAAAGCCAGAATGCCTCCGGCGAGGCCTGGGGTGATGCGCTTCAGGATGCGGGCCATTTGATGCATTTCATCGACACGCTGCTCCAGGCGGATGCCCAAAAGCCGCTGCCATGGTGGGTTTGGGAGACACCGCTCCCGGATCCGCTGCTGCTCGCCCTGAAGGAAAAATCCGAAAAGGAATGGATCAAGGCCCTCGAAGGCCTGCGCCGCCAGAAAGGCTATGAACGCTGGCCAGGATTGTCCGGCGCCTTGGCCCTGGCTCCCGAGACGCCCTCCCAGGCCATGAAGGATGCGCTCCGGCCCCTGCTCGGGGAGCTCGTCCAGGAATTGCACCGTACTCCCCAGAGCGGGGCCCTGTGGTCCGCCTGGTCTCAGGTGGCCAGACGCCTTCCGGTGGAAACCAGCGAGTTCACGCCCTCCCTGTTCGCGGTGCCCGAAGGGGATCCCTGGCCGCCCCCCGCGGGCCTGCGCGCGGCCGTGCCGCTGTTGAAGGCGCGGGGTGATCTGCGGATGCTTCTCGCCTATTGCCGCAACCAACTGCACTCACCAGTTCCGGGGACCATCGGATCGGAAGAAGCCTGGCGCCGGGAGCGCATGCAGCGGATCCAGGATTGGGGCCTGCCGGGCCTGGAGGCCCTGGCGGGCCTGAGGGCCGAAAGGGACGGATTGGTCTGGATCGAAGAGCTGCACCGCTTGTGGGGCAAGGAGTGGGCGAAATCGAATCTCCATGCCTTCCTCCGCCGCCTGGATCCAGAGTGGCTGCCGGAAAGCTGGGACAAGGCCCTGCGGGCCGAGCCCCTTGAAGATCCTCCCCTGCCGGAGCCGCAGGAACCATTTTCCGCTCCCTATTTGGCCCTGGATGCCCAAAATGACGCGGGGCTGGCAAAGGGCTGGAGAGCCCTGCGCGAATCTTCCGAACTGGACGCCTGGGGCCCCGGGGATCTTCAGTGGAAGTCCCTTTCCAAAGACCAATTGAAACGGGTGCGGGAGGACTTCGGCCTCGATGCGAAACCCCGCTGGTTCCTGTTCCAGGGCAGCAGTCTCAAGGCCAGCGGCACCGGCGCGCCCGATCCGGCCTACATCCAGGGGCGCCTGCGCAGCCTCGGCGTCCCCAGGTTGGAGGAGCTCACCGGTTTCCTGTCCCGGCACCCGGAACAGAGGGAGGCCCGTATCGAACGGTTCCAACTGCTGCGCAACCGGCTGCCTCAACCGAGGCTGGAAGCTAATTTCCGCTTGGATGCCGAAGCGGCCCTGTTGCCCGTCACGCCGCAAGGCGCCTGGTCCCCCTCGGGCGAAGCCTGGCGCTCGTCCGCGCAGCGGGTGCTCCCCAGGCTTGAGGAATCGCTTCGCCACTGGCCCTCGGACCTGGGCGCCTGGAAGGCCTGGCTGGCCTGGTCGGAGTTGGCCGCCCTCAAGCCCAAGGCCGCGGCCTTGGCTGCAACCCTGGAGCCGTGGCCCCGGCTCCGTTTTGAAGCCGAGCAGCTCATCGCCAGGCAGCTCAGGAACCGGGGGGATTGGAAGACCTTGCAGACCTTCGCCCAGGACCGTTGGGACGCCCTGGTGGACCAGGCGCGCCCCATCCACCCCGCCATTCCGGATCTGGATCCACGCTCGGCCAATGAGCTGGATGTCTGGCTTTCCTTCCTGGAAGACGTTTTGCAGGCCCAGGGCCAACCCAACGCAGCCAGGCCGTTGCGGGCGAAGTACCAGGAGCTGACGCTGCGGAAGCCCCACGGGAAGTGATGCGGAATCCTACCCTTGGCCCTCGGCCGGGAAACGCCAGGGAATGGACATTTTGAAGACCGAACCCTCGAGGTAGGCGCTCTCGACCTGGATGGTGCCGCCCATGAGTTCCACAAGATTCTTCGAGATGGCCAGGCCCAGGCCTGATCCGCCGAAACGCCGGGTGATGGATGTATCCACCTGGGTGAATTTGTCGAACAATTTCCCGAGTTTTTCCCGGTGGATCCCGATGCCCGTATCCTCCACCACCGCTTCCAGGCGGCGGGCCGCCGGGTTGAAACCCATGTGCAGCCTCACAGCTCCGCGTTCCGTGAATTTCAGCGCGTTCCCGACCAGGTTCACGAGGACCTGGCGCAGCCGCTGGGGATCGCCCACCAGGAGGGGCGGCAGGGTGCCATCGATATCCACGGAAAAAGCCAGCCCCTTCTGCGCGGCCTGGGAGGTGAAAAGGCTCCGGACCTCTTCGCCGACCTTGCGCGCGTCGAAGGGCAGCTCTTCCAGTTCCATCTGGCCCGCTTCGATCTTGGAGATATCGAGAATGTCGTTGATCAAGGCCATCAGGCCCTGGGCGGAGGTGCCCACGGTCTCGGCCAAGTCAGCCTGGTCTTCATCCAGGCCCGTCTGCTGGAGCAGGTAGTTCATGCCGATGATCGCGTTCATGGGCGTCCGGATTTCGTGGCTCATCACCGCCAGGAACTCGCTTTTGGCGCGCGACGCTGCTTCCGCGGCCTCCTTGGCGGTCAGCAGTTCCTTTTCCGCCATCTTGCGGGGGGTGATGTCGTTCATGGAACCGGCCATGCGCGTGGCCCGGCCTTCCGCATTCCAGATGGCCTGGCCGCGGGAGCGGAACCACCGGTATTCGCCGCTGGGCATCCGGAATCGGAACTCGATGTCGTAGGGCCGCCGGTATTTGATGTGCTCATAGATGGCCCGGCCGATGCTTTCCTGGTCGTCAGGATGGGCCCATTGGCCCCATTCGCGGACGTTGGGAGGATCGACTCCAGGGGCCAGGCCCAGCAGTTCCTTCATGCGGTCGGAAAAGTAGGCTTCGCCTGTTTGGAGGTTCGTGTCCCAGATCCCTTCGTTGGAACCCTGGGATACCAGCGCATAGCGTTCTTCGCTCTCGCGGAGGGCTTCCTCGGACTGCTTCCGTTCCGTGAGGTCCCGGATGGAGGCGATCCGCACGAGGCGGCCCTTGTACATCACGGAGCTGCCGGTGATCTCCGCCGGGAAACTGCTGCCGTCCTTGCGCAATCCAGAGATTTCGTAAGGCGTGGTGCTGCCCGATCGCACCATTTCCGCGATCTTTCCGCGGTCCTGCTCCACCGCGAGGCTAAGCGCGGAAAGGCCGATCATCTCCTCGGCGGTCCCCCCCCACATCCGCGCGAGGGAATGGTTGGCGTCGATGATGATTCCGTTCTCGTTCATCAGCACGCCATCCGTGGTGCCTTCGCTCATGGCCCTGAAGCGGCTCTCGCTGTCCTGCACCGCCTGTTCCGCCTTCTTCCTCTCGGTCAGGTCGTAGAAGGCCGTCAGGAAGGCGGTCTTGCCATCGAACTTGATGACTCTGGAGGTGACCTCCACCAGCCTCGGGCCGCTGGAGGTCTTCATTTCCAGCTCCATCCGGTCCACCCGGCCATCTCTGAAGATGCGCTCCACGAACGTATCCCGGTCCTCGGGATGCTCATAGAAAGTCGGGGACTGGAGCCCGATGACCGCTTCCCGCTTGAGGCCCACGAACTCCTCCATGGGGCCGTTGATATAGAGGATCTCCGGCTCGGGATAGCCGATGATCACCATGGGCACCGCCAAGGTTTCCGTCACCATGCGGAACCGGCCTTCGGATTCGCCAGCTGTGGCTTCGGCGATATTCCGTTCGGAAAGCAGCGCGCTCAGCGCCATGGAGGTGATCGCCAGCACCGTCAGGAAGGCCCTGAGCAGGACCATGGATGGATTTCCCGCCCCCGCCACCAGGGGACCGAGTCCGCTGATGGTGGCAGGGATGGCGAAGGCCGCCACCAGGGCCACGGCGAAGATCGATCCGCGTTGGCCGAAGCGCAGGCAGGCCCAGATCACCACGGGGTAGACCAGGAAGGGCAGCCGGTAGTGTTGGGAGCCGAATCCAACCCCGTAATACGAAACGACGCCGAGCAAGGCCAGCATGGCCGCGAATTCAGCGATCTCCGCCCGTTTGGACCTGGGCCAGGGCTTCACGGCCATCAGCAGCAGCGGCGTCATCAGCAGGCCGCTGGTGGCTTCCCCCAGCCACCAGCGGCCGAAGAAAGGCAGGAATGCGCCCCAGGGAAGCATGCCTCCCAGCGCGAAAATGGTCGCTCCCAGGGTGGCCCCCACCGTGGTGGAAACCAGCCCGCCGAAAACCACCAGCACCACCACGTCCCTCAAGCGGTTCATGCCCAGATCGAAGCCGGCCCTCACCATCAGCCAATAGCCCAGCCAGATTTCAATGGTGTTCGCCATGGCGATGCCGAGATCCACCCAGCCTGGCGACTTGGTGTTCAGCATCACCGTGGCCAACGCGCCGATGAACACGCCCGGCCAAAGCTTCACCCCCCCGATGAGCAGCGCAGCCAAGGCGATGCCCTTGGGCAGCCAGAGCGCAGTGTCGCGGCTGTCCGGGAACGTCATCAGATAGGAACACTTCGCGGCCAGCGGATAGACCGCCGCGATCAATAGCATCTGGAATACAAGCGTTCGCCAGCGGGGTGTCATTGAGTCCTAGCTTAACGACCCCCAGGACGGTTAGGAACCGTTATGGAATGACCGGGATATCCCGTTCCATTGGATCACCAGGCCAGTTTCTGGATGCTTTCGCGGATTTCAGCCGGCGCGTCCAGCCGATGCAGGCTCCGATCCAGGCGGCTGAGGTACGCCTCGCGAAGCGCCTTGCCCGGCTTGGACCAGTCGGCCCGGTCCCAATCCAGGGCCAGGAGGGACCCGGCTCCGTCGATGATGAAGTTCGTCGCATTGAGATCCGGCGCGTGCAGGCCCCAGGCAGAAAGCGAACCGAGCAACGCGGCCAGTTGCGGCAACAATTCGCCCGTCCGTCCAAAGTCGCGCGCCCAGGGCGATGCATCCACGTGGCGCGTGAAATAGATGCCTTCCACCCCCCAATAATGGGGACGGAACGCAAAGCCCATCGGTTCCACCGTGGGAAAGCCGTTCTCCCAGAGCGCCCGATGGATGTCGGCCTCCTTCTGGAAGCGTCCGCTGGTGAAATAGGTCCGTTCGTTCACCTGCCTTATGGCCCCGCCCCGCCGGTAGGGCCGCAACACCACCTGCCCCCGTCGGTGGACGCCGCCCCGACCGAAGGCTTCGCCGAGGCGGCTGGGCGCCCCCGAAAGATCCAAATCTGGAGGCCCGACTCGGATCCAATCCGCCCCGAGATCTCCCAGGTTCTGGTTTTCCATCCGCGTCCAGGGACCCAGTCCCTTGCGAGTCTGGTAGGGCCAGGAATCCGGGAGGGGGGGAATGCGCGCGCTCAAAGTTGTCCTGTTCACCTGCTTCAGCTTCGCCTGCTTCGCCTGCCCTGGAAACCCCGATTACAGAGTTGAATAGTTCCCTTCGCTGAATCTCTGTGGACGGACGAACCTCTTTACGCGATGCGGCGCCGAGGACAAGCACGGTCTCGCCCCCCGCGACGAAATCCTTTGTTAGGTTGGCGAAAGGACGGGATCGGGCGGTGGTGTTGGATCTGCGGCTTGGAATTCATGACCGGGATTACCGGAGCCTGAATTCAAACGACTTGCAGGTTGGCTTCAGTGCGGCGCGCCGCGGACGGAATCCACTGCACAAAAAATGCAGCAATCCGTAAAGACCCTGTGAACAAAAAACTTCGACGGGGTAAACGCGGAGATTCCCACAAGGGCTGCGGAAAAGCCCCCAGGCAATGACTGCCGGGTTCCACACCGGCCATCGTCCCGGCGCCTTCGCGAAGTTTTCGGAAACGCGCGGGTCCTCGCATCCATTGCTTCAGAGGCTGACCCGCTTGAAACTCTTGGCGACTTTCTGCATGAGCAGGGGATCCCCATCGATCTTGATCTTCCCGCTCATGAAGGCTTCCTGGGCGTTGAGCTGGCCTGTGCTCATGGCGGT
Coding sequences within:
- a CDS encoding (2Fe-2S)-binding protein, which translates into the protein MTRFEFSVNGFSKAVEADPDMPLLWVLRDVLGLTGTKFGCGAGLCGACTLHLDGEAVRACQTPIKAVAGKAVTTIEGLSKDGSHPVQKAWIEEDVAQCGYCQPGQIMQAAWLLSRHPHPTDADINEGMDGNLCRCGTYNRIRCAIKRAAGDECAAGKEA
- a CDS encoding bifunctional methionine sulfoxide reductase B/A protein, whose amino-acid sequence is MQTATKTSTVLQSMEKANVSDSKKPGQAELKQRLTPMQYKVTQEAGTEPAFRNEYWDNHREGLYVDVVSGEPLFSSKDKFDSGCGWPSFSKPLEEKKVVEKTDSSFGMARTEVRSRNSDSHLGHVFDDGPGPTHLRYCINSASLKFIPVEDLEKEGFGSYLPVFGKTAPKNAEAPVASNVATLAGGCFWGMQELIRKQPGVTTTRVGYTGGHLPNPRYEDTHDSKSGHAEAIEIHFDPAKTSYEAILRFFFRIHDPTTLNRQGNDTGSQYRSAIFFHGETQRLVAEKVKAEADASGKWPRKVVTEIAPASMFYPAEENHQDYLQKHPGGYTCHYIRN
- a CDS encoding insulinase family protein — its product is MRKALLPLIPCLILAAAPESPKPLKSGQAGQTAKAFPFPIHQKTLPNGLKIVVIPTGLPNLVSLQIPVSTGSRNEVEPGKSGFAHFFEHMMFRGTRTVPPELWNQALKETGASQNAFTSDDLTNYHTLCSKDDLEGWIKREGDRFQNLSYSEEGFKTESRAVLGEYNKNSSNPIQKLLEVQRDAAFTTHTYKHTTMGFLKDIEDMPNQFAYSKQFFDRWYRPGNVTVILTGDVRPETAFPMVEKYFSGWKRGTAKPPAVPAEPAPAKPVDVRLPWTSPTLPYMTVGFHTPAKFSTADNSSEALSLASELLFGSRSELYQRLVVREQKVDQFFAFGGGAKDPGLFTIGARVKKAEDLAYVRDLILDTCASARALPFSSAKLQDAKNEARLAFARRLDSTDSIAGLIARLTSYGRDPEAVNKLAVLRDSVTTSDLARIAQATFLDNRRVITTLAHGGFPANLDQAFEGVEARAAKLAELPNLPVLEQPNAASPLVTLRMAFRAGSIHDPAGKEGLAQLAASMVADASTKNRGLSELEKAYAATGSGLGALVDKERTSFSLTAPRIKAGEALDLAMEQMLEAGFKEEDFQRLKSQQLNALNVGLKASNDEELGKLALESRMFAEPYAHPVLGTASGIQAISLADVKAFANAYYTKKRLSIGLAGSYSAEDKAVVLRGLDKLPGTDAPKVRVSEAEHLSDGSHMHIVTKETRSTAISIGIPLRERDAEGRPVDARVNRKHPDFAALWVATAYLGQHRNSTGVLYQRLREERGLNYGDYTYLEAFPNGGRQFQPSPGVARAFNIWQVWIRPVEPKNGAFALKAALFEVQKLIANGMSEHDFNSTRTMLVKFLDHLNDTGSKKLGHDMDDAYLGVGPYADTFKAKLKALSREDVNRAIRKYLRTSNLDIAVVTKDADQFTKDLLADASPIPAYTAPKPQLKDEDLAISRFKLDVDPKNISKAALEATFK
- a CDS encoding xanthine dehydrogenase family protein molybdopterin-binding subunit — translated: MSTRRDFVKTTCLSLAFTLPMEPKLRFGMAAPAEPDSALAPSAFLRIDRNGAITIWANKSEMGQGIRTSMAMAVAEELGADWSRVKVQQASSAAKFGDLGITGGSQSTRGTFKPYRIVGATAREMLISAAANRWKVNRAACRAEMGFILHGKKRIAFGDLVKAASKLEPPKDPPLRDPKDFHIVGTDVKRVDGPDIVTGRAQFGSDLKLPGMLYASVERCPVFGGKLKSMDDSAAKAVPGVKRILAISSGVAVLADSTWAALRGREALKLQWDEGAHATASTAEIRKDFEARLKAPGKVVRKEGEGLAAMGGDAVHARYDCPFLAHATMEPMVGVADVRPDRCDIYAPSQGPGWSMAAIQQLTGLKAEQIEVHIPLLGGGFGRRAMPDFILEAVECSKAAGAPVKVQYSREDDTQHDYYRPGSLHDLSASLDEKGRALAWHHRFTGPSIAASLKMPWPPEAAELSGAADLAYEIPNLQVEWAQSDTPIPVGFWRAVPASFNPFVTESFLDELAHKAGKNPLAFRLGLLKQDGKRKVGKDELDASRLRQVIELAAAKAGWKAWHLAKHPKGRGMGIAAHAYLDCGTYVAEVAEVEVKPDGAVKVHRVVCAVDCGLAVNPLNIRAQMESGIIYGLSAALHGEITLEKGRVAQGNFNDYPVLRLADTPKIEVHIVKSDLPPGGVGEPGLPPIAPAVANAIFAATGKRIRSLPMTPGKILKAGRA